One region of Miscanthus floridulus cultivar M001 chromosome 19, ASM1932011v1, whole genome shotgun sequence genomic DNA includes:
- the LOC136528342 gene encoding serine/threonine-protein kinase STY8-like encodes MEGGQHRVHPQPPPQRVAAGEHARLGVYHDMLRRLRDAGAAEACAPGFADRLWAHFHRFSVRYALEVNAERAEDVLVHMQLLDRAKSSETENRPAFSVRVVQVPPEIDATETDSAEPNPTEEGGDSATPRKLAVHPEPIFGSSRNLKALVREASSRNLLDDGDGDAILRPMHEITFASNDRPKGLTQLSTLLGQLNLDIKEVHALSTNDGYFLDIFIVVGWDHKETGQLEEALDKEILNYKAEMHSKASCWPPELAGKNCVNDLQDNHVEIPKDNTDEWEINFKAVTFEDKVASGTYGDLYRGTYFGEDVAIKVLKSDRLNENMEKEFAHEVYIMRKIRHKNIVRFLGACTKPKTLCIVTEFMKNGSVYDFLHKRKGSFKLPGLLKAAVDVSKGMDYLHKNRIIHRDLKTANLLMDEHELIKVADFGVARVKAESGVMTAETGTYRWMAPEVIEHKPYDSKADVFSFGIVLWELLTGKIPYEFLTPLQAAIGVVQEGLRPVIPKGTNPKLAQLLEKCWQQSPLHRPDFTEILTTLNEIAEEVAMDHIKLHKEKERGTNFFSFGKSH; translated from the exons ATGGAGGGAGGCCAGCACCGAGTGcacccgcagccgccgccgcagcgggtGGCGGCGGGCGAGCACGCTAGGCTCGGCGTCTACCACGACATGCTGCGCCGCCTCAGGGACGCCGGCGCGGCCGAGGCGTGCGCGCCGGGATTCGCCGACAGGCTCTGGGCGCACTTCCACCGCTTCAGCGTCAGGTACGCGCTGGAAGTGAACGCCGAGAGGGCGGAGGATGTTCTGGTGCACATGCAGCTGCTCGACAGGGCTAAGAGCTCGGAGACGGAGAACCGGCCTGCCTTCTCTGTCAGAGTTGTTCAG GTGCCTCCAGAGATTGATGCCACCGAGACCGATTCTGCCGAGCCCAATCCGACTGAAGAGGGCGGCGACTCTGCAACCCCAAGAAAACTGGC TGTGCACCCAGAACCCATTTTTGGCTCCTCACGGAATCTCAAGGCTCTTGTTCGTGAAGCCAGCAGCAGGAACCTCCTGGATGACGGCGATGGTGATGCTATTCTCAG ACCCATGCATGAGATCACCTTTGCGTCCAACGACAGGCCAAAGGGCCTTACTCAA TTGTCTACACTTTTAGGCCAGCTCAATCTTGACATCAAGGAAGTACATGCACTTTCAACAAATGATGGCTACTTCTTAGATATCTTCATTGTAGTTGGGTGGGATCACAAG GAAACTGGACAGCTTGAAGAAGCATTAGACAAGGAAATCCTTAATTATAAGGCAGAG atgcATTCAAAAGCTTCTTGCTGGCCTCCTGAATTGGCAGGCAAGAACTGTGTGAATGATTTGCAAGACAACCATGTTGAGATACCTAAAGATAACACTGACGAATGGGAGATTAATTTCAAAGCAGTGACATTTGAAGATAAAGTGGCATCTGGAACATACGGTGATCT TTATCGTGGTACATACTTCGGCGAGGATGTTGCTATTAAGGTGCTCAAATCGGATCGCCTTAATGAGAACATGGAGAAGGAGTTTGCCCATGAAGTCTATATCATGAG GAAGATCCGTCACAAGAACATTGTTCGATTTCTTGGGGCATGTACCAAGCCAAAAACCTTATGCATAGTCACAG AATTTATGAAAAATGGAAGTGTCTACGACTTCCTTCACAAGCGTAAAGGTTCTTTCAAACTTCCTGGACTACTTAAAGCTGCAGTTGATGTATCAAAAGGGATGGACTATTTACACAAAAACAGAATTATTCATCGGGACTTGAAGACTGCCAATCTTCTTATGGATGAACATGAG CTCATCAAAGTTGCTGACTTTGGTGTTGCACGTGTCAAGGCCGAGTCAGGTGTTATGACAGCAGAAACCGGCACATATCGTTGGATGGCTCCTGAG GTTATAGAGCACAAACCATACGACTCCAAGGCTGATGTATTTAGCTTCGGGATTGTTTTGTGGGAGCTGCTAACTGGAAAG ATTCCTTACGAATTTCTAACGCCGCTCCAAGCAGCCATTGGTGTTGTTCAAGAG GGCTTAAGACCAGTTATCCCAAAGGGCACAAACCCTAAGCTCGCGCAGCTGCTTGAGAAGTGTTGGCAACAAAGTCCTCTCCACAGGCCAGACTTCACAGAAATTTTGACAACACTCAATGAAATCGCTGAAGAG